The Oncorhynchus tshawytscha isolate Ot180627B linkage group LG30, Otsh_v2.0, whole genome shotgun sequence genome includes a region encoding these proteins:
- the LOC112228664 gene encoding cohesin subunit SA-2 isoform X2: MIAAQELHTEFQFPQEADTQLSSDTDLEDPDVKNAKLGKGKAGKKGKKAPGEKGKGGAAKGAGLGRVNGHHQENGMENMTLFEVVKMGKSATQSVVDDWIESYKNDRDIALLDLINFFIQCSGCKGAVSAEMFRHMQNSEIIRKMTEEFDEDSGDYPLTMAGPLWKKFKSSFCEFIGVLVRQCQYSIIYDEYMMDTVISLLTGLSDSQVRAFRHTSTLAAMKLMTALVNVALNLSINMDNTQRQYEAERNKVMAKRANDRLELLLQKRKELQENQDEIENMMNAIFKGVFVHRYRDAIAEIRAICIEEIGVWMKMYSDAFLNDSYLKYVGWTMHDKQGEVRLKCLTALQGLYYNRELNTRLELFTSRFKDRIVSMTLDKEYDVAVQAIKLLTLVLHSSDEVLTAEDCESVYHLVYSAHRPVAVAAGEFLYKKLFSHRGPEEEGMPRRGRQSVNGNLIKTTVFFFLESELHEHGAYLVDSLWECAGELLKDWESMISLLLDEPMPGEEALTDHQETALIEIMLCAIRQACECHPPVGRGTGKRVLTAKEKKTQLDDRTRITEIFAVALPLLLAKYSVDAEKVTNLLQLPQFFDLEIYTTGRLEKHLESLLRQIREVVEKHTETDVLEACSMTYHALCNEEFTIFNRVDIARSQLLDELVDKFNRLLEDFLQEGEEPDEDDAYQVLSTLKRITAFHNAHDLSKWDLFTSNYKLLNTGLQNGDMPEQIVIHAMQCTHYVILWHLAKVSEGSSTKADMVTLRKQMRGFCLMCQSYLTSVNTTVKEQAFTILCDALMIFSHQIVSSSREQLEALIYTPDSSLQAELLNFILDHVFIDQDDDNNSTDGQHDDEASKIEALHKRRNLLAAYCKLIIYNVVEMNTGADIFKQYMRYYNDYGDIIKETMSKTRQIDKIQCAKTLILSLQQLFNEMLSDLGCNFDRSSSSFCGIKELARRFSLTFGLDQLKTREAIAMLHKDGIEFAFKEPSPQGEGNPPLNLAFLDILSEFSSKLLRQDKKTVHLYLERFMTFQMALQREDCWLPLISYRNSLQAGGDDDTMSVISGYSSRGSSIRSKKAKPASTGKRKLPEEESSSCSTDAVWMNREQNVQTPVMMPSPHLSSTVLRDPKKMRPEESYMGVYSITSEQQQQPLPPQQQHHQTPMDYKKMRSSTGK, from the exons ATGATAGCAGCACAGGAGTTGCACACAGAGTTTCAGTTTCCTCA GGAGGCTGATACACAGTTGTCCTCTGACACAGACCTTGAGGACCCTGATGTCAAAAATGCTAAGCTTGGGAAAGGAAAG GCGGGTAAGAAGGGGAAGAAAGCCCCTGGAGAGAAGGGAAAGGGTGGTGCAGCGAAGGGTGCTGGCCTTGGCCGGGTGAATGGTCACCACCAGGAGAATGGGATGGAGAACATGACCCTGTTCGAGGTGGTGAAAATGGGGAAGAGTGCCACGCAG TCTGTCGTTGATGACTGGATTGAGTCTTACAAGAACGATCGAGACATTGCACTCCTGGACTTGATCAACTTCTTCATCCAGTGCTCCGGCTGTAAAG GTGCTGTCAGTGCAGAGATGTTCAGGCACATGCAAAACTCTGAAATAATCAGGAAGATGACTGAGGAGTTTGACGAG GACAGCGGGGACTACCCGTTAACCATGGCAGGGCCACTGTGGAAGAAGTTCAAGTCGAGCTTCTGTGAGTTTATCGGGGTGCTGGTGCGGCAGTGTCAGTACAGCATCATCTATGATGAGTACATGATGGACACGGTTATCTCGCTGCTCACGGGCCTGTCTGACTCTCAGGTCCGAGCCTTCAGACACACCAGCACCCTGGCAG CCATGAAGTTGATGACCGCCTTGGTGAACGTGGCTCTGAACCTGAGCATCAACATGGACAACACTCAGAGGCAGTACGAGGCAGAGAGGAACAAGGTCATGGCCAAGAGGGCCAATGATAGGCTGGAGCTCCTTTTACAGAAGCGTAAAGAG CTTCAAGAAAATCAAGACGAAATTGAAAACATGATGAATGCGATTTTCAAAGGAGTGTTTGTTCACAGATATCG TGATGCCATAGCTGAAATCCGTGCAATTTGCATTGAGGAGATTGGGGTATGGATGAAGATGTACAGTGATGCTTTTCTCAATGACAGTTATCTGAAGTATGTCGGATGGACCATGCATGACAAG CAAGGTGAAGTGCGTCTCAAGTGTCTGACTGCGCTCCAGGGCCTGTACTATAACCGGGAGCTCAACACTCGGCTGGAGCTTTTCACCAGCCGCTTCAAG GACCGCATTGTGTCGATGACTCTGGATAAGGAGTATGATGTTGCAGTGCAAGCCATAAAACTTCTGACTCTTGTCTTGCA TAGCAGTGATGAGGTCCTGACAGCAGAGGACTGTGAGAGTGTCTACCATCTGGTCTACTCTGCTCATCGACCTGTGGCTGTGGCTGCAGGAGAGTTCCTCTATAAGAA GCTTTTCAGCCATCGAGGTCCAGAGGAGGAAGGGATGCCCAGGAGGGGCAGGCAGAGCGTCAACGGGAACCTCATCAAGACCACCGTCTTCTTCTTCCTGGAGAGTGAG CTCCATGAGCACGGGGCCTACCTGGTGGACAGTCTGTGGGAGTGTGCAGGGGAGCTGCTAAAAGACTGGGAGAGCATGATCAGCCTGCTGCTGGATGAGCCCATGCCAGGGGAGGAGG CCCTGACTGACCACCAGGAGACTGCTCTGATAGAGATCATGCTGTGTGCCATCCGCCAGGCCTGTGAGTGCCACCCTCCAGTGGGCAGAGGCACAGGGAAGAGG GTCTTGACAGCGAAGGAGAAGAAAACCCAGCTGGATGACCGGACGAGAATCACTGAGATTTTCGCTGTGGCGTTGCCTCTGTTGTTGGCTAAG TACTCTGTTGATGCTGAGAAGGTGACCAACTTACTGCAGCTGCCGCAGTTCTTTGACCTGGAAATCTACACCACTGGTCGATTGGAAAAG CACTTGGAGTCGTTGCTGCGTCAGATCAGGGAGGTGGTGGAGAAGCACACAGAGACTGACGTGCTGGAGGCGTGCTCCATGACCTACCACGCTCTCTGCAACGAGGAGTTCACCATCTTCAACAGGGTGGACATTGCCAGGTCCCAGCTACTGGATGAGCTGGTGGACAAGTTCAACAGACTCCTGGAGGACTTCCTACAAGAG ggtgaggaaccagATGAGGATGATGCCTACCAGGTCCTGTCCACACTGAAGAGGATCACTGCGTTCCACAA tgCGCATGACCTCTCTAAATGGGACCTGTTCACCAGCAACTATAAGCTATTAAACACAGGACTTCAGAATGGTGATATGCCTGAGCAG ATTGTCATTCATGCGATGCAGTGCACACACTATGTTATCCTGTGGCACCTAGCCAAGGTTTCAGAGGGCAGCTCCACAAAG GCGGACATGGTGACCCTGAGGAAGCAGATGAGGGGTTTCTGTCTGATGTGCCAGAGCTACCTCACCAGTGTCAACACCACCGTCAAAGAGCAG GCCTTCACCATCCTGTGTGACGCCCTGATGATCTTCAGCCACCAGATTGTGTCGTCGAGCCGGGAGCAGCTGGAGGCTCTGATCTACACGCCAGACTCCTCTCTGCAGGCCGAGCTGCTCAACTTCATCCTGGACCACGTCTTCATCGACCAGGACGACGACAACAACAGCACAG ATGGGCAGCATGATGATGAAGCCAGTAAAATCGAGGCTTTACACAAGAGGCGGAACCTGCTGGCAGCGTACTGCAAACTGATCATTTACAATGTAGTGGAGATGAACACTGGAGCTGATATCTTCAAGCAGTACATGAGG TACTACAACGACTATGGAGATATCATCAAGGAAACGATGAGTAAAACAAGACAAATTGACAAGATCCAGTGTGCCAAGACCCTCATTCTGAGTTTGCAGCAG CTTTTCAATGAGATGTTATCTGACCTCGGCTGCAACTTTGACCGCTCGTCGTCGTCCTTCTGCGGCATTAAAGAACTGGCCCGACGTTTCTCGTTGACCTTTGGCCTGGATCAGCTGAAGACCAGAGAGGCTATCGCCATGTTACACAA GGATGGAATCGAGTTTGCCTTCAAGGAGCCCAGTCCCCAGGGAGAGGGAAACCCTCCTCTCAACCTAGCCTTCCTGGACATTCTCAGCGAGTTCTCCTCTAAACTGCTGCGTCAGGACAAGAAGACTGT TCACCTCTACCTGGAGCGGTTTATGACCTTCCAGATGGCCTTGCAGCGAGAGGACTGCTGGCTGCCCCTCATCTCCTACAGGAACTCCCTGCAGGCCGGAGGGGACGACGACACCATGTCCGTCATCAGTGGCTACAGCAGCCGAGGTTCCAGCATCAGGAGCAAGAAGGCTAAGCCAGCCAGCACCGGGAAGAGGAAACTGCCTGAAG AGGAGAGTAGCAGCTGCAGTACAGACGCTGTGTGGATGAACCGGGAGCAGAATGTGCAAACGCCAGTGATGATGCCCTCGCCGCATCTCAGCTCCACTGTGTTGAGGGACCCCAAGAAAATGAGGCCGGAGGAGAGTTACATGGGCGTCTACAGCATAACATCCGAGCAGCAGCAACAACCGCTGCCCCCCCAGCAGCAGCACCATCAGACCCCCATGGACTACAA AAAGATGAGGAGTTCAACGGGAAAGTGA
- the LOC112228664 gene encoding cohesin subunit SA-2 isoform X1 gives MIAAQELHTEFQFPQEADTQLSSDTDLEDPDVKNAKLGKGKAGKKGKKAPGEKGKGGAAKGAGLGRVNGHHQENGMENMTLFEVVKMGKSATQSVVDDWIESYKNDRDIALLDLINFFIQCSGCKGAVSAEMFRHMQNSEIIRKMTEEFDEDSGDYPLTMAGPLWKKFKSSFCEFIGVLVRQCQYSIIYDEYMMDTVISLLTGLSDSQVRAFRHTSTLAAMKLMTALVNVALNLSINMDNTQRQYEAERNKVMAKRANDRLELLLQKRKELQENQDEIENMMNAIFKGVFVHRYRDAIAEIRAICIEEIGVWMKMYSDAFLNDSYLKYVGWTMHDKQGEVRLKCLTALQGLYYNRELNTRLELFTSRFKDRIVSMTLDKEYDVAVQAIKLLTLVLHSSDEVLTAEDCESVYHLVYSAHRPVAVAAGEFLYKKLFSHRGPEEEGMPRRGRQSVNGNLIKTTVFFFLESELHEHGAYLVDSLWECAGELLKDWESMISLLLDEPMPGEEALTDHQETALIEIMLCAIRQACECHPPVGRGTGKRVLTAKEKKTQLDDRTRITEIFAVALPLLLAKYSVDAEKVTNLLQLPQFFDLEIYTTGRLEKHLESLLRQIREVVEKHTETDVLEACSMTYHALCNEEFTIFNRVDIARSQLLDELVDKFNRLLEDFLQEGEEPDEDDAYQVLSTLKRITAFHNAHDLSKWDLFTSNYKLLNTGLQNGDMPEQIVIHAMQCTHYVILWHLAKVSEGSSTKADMVTLRKQMRGFCLMCQSYLTSVNTTVKEQAFTILCDALMIFSHQIVSSSREQLEALIYTPDSSLQAELLNFILDHVFIDQDDDNNSTDGQHDDEASKIEALHKRRNLLAAYCKLIIYNVVEMNTGADIFKQYMRYYNDYGDIIKETMSKTRQIDKIQCAKTLILSLQQLFNEMLSDLGCNFDRSSSSFCGIKELARRFSLTFGLDQLKTREAIAMLHKDGIEFAFKEPSPQGEGNPPLNLAFLDILSEFSSKLLRQDKKTVHLYLERFMTFQMALQREDCWLPLISYRNSLQAGGDDDTMSVISGYSSRGSSIRSKKAKPASTGKRKLPEEESSSCSTDAVWMNREQNVQTPVMMPSPHLSSTVLRDPKKMRPEESYMGVYSITSEQQQQPLPPQQQHHQTPMDYNTQVTWMLAQRQQAEARQQQERASMQYAKMRSHMQHAIRRSSGLMEDDEEPIVEDVMMSSEDRLEDLNEGMDFDTMDIDLPPSKNRRERSELKPDYFDPSSIMDDSVLNVSMF, from the exons ATGATAGCAGCACAGGAGTTGCACACAGAGTTTCAGTTTCCTCA GGAGGCTGATACACAGTTGTCCTCTGACACAGACCTTGAGGACCCTGATGTCAAAAATGCTAAGCTTGGGAAAGGAAAG GCGGGTAAGAAGGGGAAGAAAGCCCCTGGAGAGAAGGGAAAGGGTGGTGCAGCGAAGGGTGCTGGCCTTGGCCGGGTGAATGGTCACCACCAGGAGAATGGGATGGAGAACATGACCCTGTTCGAGGTGGTGAAAATGGGGAAGAGTGCCACGCAG TCTGTCGTTGATGACTGGATTGAGTCTTACAAGAACGATCGAGACATTGCACTCCTGGACTTGATCAACTTCTTCATCCAGTGCTCCGGCTGTAAAG GTGCTGTCAGTGCAGAGATGTTCAGGCACATGCAAAACTCTGAAATAATCAGGAAGATGACTGAGGAGTTTGACGAG GACAGCGGGGACTACCCGTTAACCATGGCAGGGCCACTGTGGAAGAAGTTCAAGTCGAGCTTCTGTGAGTTTATCGGGGTGCTGGTGCGGCAGTGTCAGTACAGCATCATCTATGATGAGTACATGATGGACACGGTTATCTCGCTGCTCACGGGCCTGTCTGACTCTCAGGTCCGAGCCTTCAGACACACCAGCACCCTGGCAG CCATGAAGTTGATGACCGCCTTGGTGAACGTGGCTCTGAACCTGAGCATCAACATGGACAACACTCAGAGGCAGTACGAGGCAGAGAGGAACAAGGTCATGGCCAAGAGGGCCAATGATAGGCTGGAGCTCCTTTTACAGAAGCGTAAAGAG CTTCAAGAAAATCAAGACGAAATTGAAAACATGATGAATGCGATTTTCAAAGGAGTGTTTGTTCACAGATATCG TGATGCCATAGCTGAAATCCGTGCAATTTGCATTGAGGAGATTGGGGTATGGATGAAGATGTACAGTGATGCTTTTCTCAATGACAGTTATCTGAAGTATGTCGGATGGACCATGCATGACAAG CAAGGTGAAGTGCGTCTCAAGTGTCTGACTGCGCTCCAGGGCCTGTACTATAACCGGGAGCTCAACACTCGGCTGGAGCTTTTCACCAGCCGCTTCAAG GACCGCATTGTGTCGATGACTCTGGATAAGGAGTATGATGTTGCAGTGCAAGCCATAAAACTTCTGACTCTTGTCTTGCA TAGCAGTGATGAGGTCCTGACAGCAGAGGACTGTGAGAGTGTCTACCATCTGGTCTACTCTGCTCATCGACCTGTGGCTGTGGCTGCAGGAGAGTTCCTCTATAAGAA GCTTTTCAGCCATCGAGGTCCAGAGGAGGAAGGGATGCCCAGGAGGGGCAGGCAGAGCGTCAACGGGAACCTCATCAAGACCACCGTCTTCTTCTTCCTGGAGAGTGAG CTCCATGAGCACGGGGCCTACCTGGTGGACAGTCTGTGGGAGTGTGCAGGGGAGCTGCTAAAAGACTGGGAGAGCATGATCAGCCTGCTGCTGGATGAGCCCATGCCAGGGGAGGAGG CCCTGACTGACCACCAGGAGACTGCTCTGATAGAGATCATGCTGTGTGCCATCCGCCAGGCCTGTGAGTGCCACCCTCCAGTGGGCAGAGGCACAGGGAAGAGG GTCTTGACAGCGAAGGAGAAGAAAACCCAGCTGGATGACCGGACGAGAATCACTGAGATTTTCGCTGTGGCGTTGCCTCTGTTGTTGGCTAAG TACTCTGTTGATGCTGAGAAGGTGACCAACTTACTGCAGCTGCCGCAGTTCTTTGACCTGGAAATCTACACCACTGGTCGATTGGAAAAG CACTTGGAGTCGTTGCTGCGTCAGATCAGGGAGGTGGTGGAGAAGCACACAGAGACTGACGTGCTGGAGGCGTGCTCCATGACCTACCACGCTCTCTGCAACGAGGAGTTCACCATCTTCAACAGGGTGGACATTGCCAGGTCCCAGCTACTGGATGAGCTGGTGGACAAGTTCAACAGACTCCTGGAGGACTTCCTACAAGAG ggtgaggaaccagATGAGGATGATGCCTACCAGGTCCTGTCCACACTGAAGAGGATCACTGCGTTCCACAA tgCGCATGACCTCTCTAAATGGGACCTGTTCACCAGCAACTATAAGCTATTAAACACAGGACTTCAGAATGGTGATATGCCTGAGCAG ATTGTCATTCATGCGATGCAGTGCACACACTATGTTATCCTGTGGCACCTAGCCAAGGTTTCAGAGGGCAGCTCCACAAAG GCGGACATGGTGACCCTGAGGAAGCAGATGAGGGGTTTCTGTCTGATGTGCCAGAGCTACCTCACCAGTGTCAACACCACCGTCAAAGAGCAG GCCTTCACCATCCTGTGTGACGCCCTGATGATCTTCAGCCACCAGATTGTGTCGTCGAGCCGGGAGCAGCTGGAGGCTCTGATCTACACGCCAGACTCCTCTCTGCAGGCCGAGCTGCTCAACTTCATCCTGGACCACGTCTTCATCGACCAGGACGACGACAACAACAGCACAG ATGGGCAGCATGATGATGAAGCCAGTAAAATCGAGGCTTTACACAAGAGGCGGAACCTGCTGGCAGCGTACTGCAAACTGATCATTTACAATGTAGTGGAGATGAACACTGGAGCTGATATCTTCAAGCAGTACATGAGG TACTACAACGACTATGGAGATATCATCAAGGAAACGATGAGTAAAACAAGACAAATTGACAAGATCCAGTGTGCCAAGACCCTCATTCTGAGTTTGCAGCAG CTTTTCAATGAGATGTTATCTGACCTCGGCTGCAACTTTGACCGCTCGTCGTCGTCCTTCTGCGGCATTAAAGAACTGGCCCGACGTTTCTCGTTGACCTTTGGCCTGGATCAGCTGAAGACCAGAGAGGCTATCGCCATGTTACACAA GGATGGAATCGAGTTTGCCTTCAAGGAGCCCAGTCCCCAGGGAGAGGGAAACCCTCCTCTCAACCTAGCCTTCCTGGACATTCTCAGCGAGTTCTCCTCTAAACTGCTGCGTCAGGACAAGAAGACTGT TCACCTCTACCTGGAGCGGTTTATGACCTTCCAGATGGCCTTGCAGCGAGAGGACTGCTGGCTGCCCCTCATCTCCTACAGGAACTCCCTGCAGGCCGGAGGGGACGACGACACCATGTCCGTCATCAGTGGCTACAGCAGCCGAGGTTCCAGCATCAGGAGCAAGAAGGCTAAGCCAGCCAGCACCGGGAAGAGGAAACTGCCTGAAG AGGAGAGTAGCAGCTGCAGTACAGACGCTGTGTGGATGAACCGGGAGCAGAATGTGCAAACGCCAGTGATGATGCCCTCGCCGCATCTCAGCTCCACTGTGTTGAGGGACCCCAAGAAAATGAGGCCGGAGGAGAGTTACATGGGCGTCTACAGCATAACATCCGAGCAGCAGCAACAACCGCTGCCCCCCCAGCAGCAGCACCATCAGACCCCCATGGACTACAA TACCCAGGTGACCTGGATGCTAGCCCAGAGACAGCAGGCAGAGGCCCGGCAGCAGCAGGAGCGAGCCAGCATGCAGTATGCCAAGATGAGAAGCCACATGCAGCATGCAAT